In a single window of the Methylococcus sp. Mc7 genome:
- a CDS encoding cytochrome-c peroxidase has product MFKLFRHHPMRSVSSRLLAIGSASLLTLLLAAALYPPAASAHGALVFPFSLKDVRPPPIPGLGKVVKNEKALLVLGKALFWDMNVGSDGMACASCHFHAGADVRTKNALNPGGKRNVTDANGNPLYPTLAAGFKPTASGGAGGPNYELTADDFPFVRFADPSDSDSGMTAETDNVMSSSGTYAGEFKGVSKTGDTLDDCDRAGHDGVYHVGGIRTRQVEPRNTPTVINAALFHRQFWDGRANSVFNGVNGDGLRDAAAGVWVVVNGKPKKKPFRLENSSLASQAVGPPTNNQEMSCNGRTFPDVGRKLLQRRALERQEVHAEDGVLAGFRSAQGQGLTQTYAKLIKKAFRSKYWAGKAPRKNRAIFGTPAGSSEPYTQMEANFALYFGVAVQAYMRTLISDQAPVDSDKIQVCFDGHELHPVAGCPSSDYLIDAPQAMTGAQLRGLQHFINAHCILCHTGPLASSAASPEIVRLVNGKAVKVDPKSYTLVDRTNDPLGNTRLMDVGFVNTGVTHHSFDPGIGNDSASNPSQPLSFAKQYLAELVGNGGGVFDELKVRPCLFTAPFVKTSRSDPYGFPDDQLQPDPLGSEGCVLSKLAMIPTQAAAAAEVAKAEAGSGSLLRAGVQGTFKIPTLRNVELTAPYFHNGSVLTLNQVIDFYIRVGNYASRDKVVEMPTLSDIIGNEQGPKDDIVAFLKSLTDERVRDEAAPFDHPALQVPNGHVGDHRSVSDADGDGLADDEFLEIPAVGRKGRTAQGLGPIQALQGSIEGSSGMP; this is encoded by the coding sequence ATGTTCAAACTTTTCCGCCATCATCCCATGCGCTCCGTTTCCTCGAGGCTTCTGGCCATCGGGTCGGCATCCCTGCTCACCCTGCTCCTGGCCGCCGCCCTCTATCCGCCGGCCGCCTCCGCGCACGGTGCGCTGGTTTTTCCCTTTTCCCTGAAGGATGTCCGGCCGCCACCCATTCCCGGCCTCGGCAAGGTGGTGAAGAACGAAAAGGCGCTGCTGGTGCTCGGCAAGGCGCTGTTCTGGGACATGAACGTCGGCAGCGACGGCATGGCCTGTGCGAGCTGCCATTTCCACGCGGGCGCGGACGTGCGGACGAAGAACGCGCTGAATCCGGGCGGCAAGCGTAATGTGACCGACGCCAACGGCAACCCGTTGTATCCGACGCTAGCTGCGGGCTTCAAGCCCACGGCTTCGGGCGGCGCCGGCGGGCCGAACTACGAACTCACCGCCGACGACTTCCCCTTCGTCCGCTTCGCCGATCCCAGCGACAGCGATTCCGGCATGACGGCGGAAACCGACAATGTCATGTCGTCTTCCGGCACCTACGCCGGCGAGTTCAAGGGGGTAAGCAAGACAGGCGATACCCTCGACGACTGCGACCGCGCCGGGCACGACGGCGTTTACCACGTCGGCGGCATCCGCACCCGGCAGGTCGAGCCCCGCAATACGCCGACCGTCATCAATGCGGCATTGTTTCACCGCCAGTTCTGGGACGGCCGGGCCAACAGCGTGTTCAACGGCGTCAACGGCGACGGGCTCCGCGATGCCGCTGCCGGCGTCTGGGTGGTGGTGAACGGCAAGCCGAAGAAGAAGCCGTTCCGGCTGGAAAACTCCTCGCTCGCCTCCCAGGCCGTGGGGCCACCGACCAACAACCAGGAGATGTCCTGCAATGGGCGCACTTTCCCGGACGTCGGCCGCAAACTCCTGCAGCGCCGGGCGCTGGAACGGCAGGAGGTCCACGCCGAAGACGGCGTGCTCGCCGGATTCCGCTCCGCGCAAGGCCAGGGTCTGACGCAGACCTACGCCAAGCTGATCAAGAAGGCTTTCCGCAGCAAATATTGGGCGGGCAAGGCGCCCCGCAAGAACCGGGCGATCTTCGGCACGCCGGCCGGGTCCTCCGAGCCGTATACCCAGATGGAAGCCAATTTCGCCCTGTATTTCGGCGTCGCGGTGCAGGCCTATATGCGCACCTTGATTTCCGACCAGGCGCCCGTGGATTCCGACAAGATCCAGGTCTGCTTCGACGGTCACGAACTGCATCCGGTGGCGGGCTGTCCCAGTTCCGACTATCTGATCGACGCACCGCAGGCCATGACCGGCGCCCAGCTCCGCGGGCTGCAGCATTTCATCAATGCCCACTGCATCCTCTGCCACACCGGGCCGCTGGCTTCCTCCGCGGCCAGTCCCGAGATCGTGAGGCTGGTAAACGGCAAAGCCGTCAAGGTCGATCCGAAGAGCTATACCCTGGTGGACCGTACCAACGATCCGCTGGGGAATACGCGGCTGATGGACGTGGGTTTCGTCAACACCGGCGTCACCCATCATTCGTTCGATCCGGGAATTGGGAACGACAGTGCGAGCAATCCCTCGCAGCCGCTGTCGTTTGCCAAGCAGTATCTGGCCGAGCTGGTGGGGAACGGCGGCGGCGTCTTCGACGAACTGAAAGTCCGGCCCTGTCTGTTCACCGCGCCGTTCGTGAAGACCTCCAGGTCCGACCCCTACGGCTTCCCGGACGACCAGTTGCAGCCCGATCCCCTGGGCAGCGAGGGCTGTGTTCTTTCCAAGTTGGCCATGATTCCGACCCAGGCGGCGGCAGCCGCGGAAGTGGCCAAGGCCGAGGCCGGGAGCGGTAGCCTGTTGCGGGCGGGCGTCCAGGGTACCTTCAAGATTCCCACGCTGCGCAACGTGGAACTGACGGCGCCGTATTTCCACAACGGTTCCGTCCTCACCCTGAATCAGGTCATCGACTTCTACATCAGGGTCGGCAACTACGCCAGTCGCGACAAGGTCGTCGAGATGCCCACCTTGAGCGACATCATCGGCAACGAGCAAGGTCCGAAGGACGACATCGTCGCCTTCCTCAAGTCCCTGACCGACGAACGGGTGCGGGACGAAGCGGCGCCTTTCGACCATCCGGCGCTCCAGGTGCCGAACGGCCATGTCGGCGATCATCGATCCGTCAGCGACGCCGACGGGGACGGTTTGGCCGATGACGAATTCCTGGAAATTCCGGCGGTGGGCAGGAAAGGCCGCACCGCCCAGGGATTGGGGCCGATCCAGGCCCTGCAGGGAAGCATCGAGGGATCCAGCGGTATGCCTTGA
- the mopE gene encoding copper-binding surface/secreted protein MopE, translating into MNETHRYSLLAAGLIAAVPQLAAAHGGTHDVIAVAHLSYSEAYSEKLKKGQEVGAELLVLDGHFDFNEHVGMADITPETTWSAVVQGQTLATGKLGDATKKKFGAKGGMAVINVPGGGTLRFTWNAKAIMLKLKWKGEPALARLYKDQTTSINLPQFPVDIAIGSLHGYFNVPVTGQAKAKTKKGVVLSKIALKGSANSAGLDALDRDGDSYTADVDCNDFAPTIHPGAAEATLDGVDSNCDGRDSGVAEVVETFKNPGTYSSPVINFKISSPPGPGTPVYGPPRDFSGYNKSYSLAIGKTSYYDPTTGIKWNDDTITPVSDGQDIWRGWTHTGKWSFFNGNAGDKITLSVQRDAQEASLRGAHPGFILFWRPEGGPLFWAGSQDLDEGQTALPADSDTVIGHVLVQHADWTVQGLPAKADHTAPAGVDPELYPMKPDSYTMYYVDSGYDADTYEASKKLIMHPTALKGLALNDGTAGAFSKSITLPKTGYYMLYTGNVLEVDDWGIGADGKLTTTGEVWEVPAKGAWVNITISKP; encoded by the coding sequence ATGAACGAAACGCATCGCTACTCCTTACTGGCCGCCGGCCTCATCGCCGCCGTGCCGCAACTGGCCGCCGCCCATGGCGGCACTCACGACGTCATCGCCGTCGCGCACCTGAGCTATTCGGAAGCCTATTCGGAAAAGCTCAAGAAAGGCCAGGAAGTCGGCGCCGAACTGCTGGTGCTGGACGGGCACTTCGATTTCAACGAACACGTCGGCATGGCCGACATCACCCCCGAAACGACCTGGTCGGCCGTCGTACAGGGCCAGACCCTGGCGACCGGCAAGCTGGGGGACGCCACCAAGAAGAAATTCGGCGCCAAGGGCGGCATGGCGGTGATCAACGTGCCCGGCGGCGGCACGCTGAGATTCACCTGGAACGCCAAGGCCATCATGCTCAAGCTGAAATGGAAAGGCGAGCCCGCCTTGGCGCGGCTCTACAAGGACCAGACCACCAGCATCAACCTGCCGCAATTCCCGGTCGACATCGCGATCGGCAGCCTGCACGGTTACTTCAACGTTCCGGTCACCGGGCAGGCCAAGGCCAAGACCAAGAAAGGCGTCGTACTGTCCAAGATCGCCTTGAAAGGCAGCGCGAACTCCGCGGGCCTGGATGCGCTGGACCGGGACGGCGACAGCTACACCGCCGACGTAGATTGCAACGACTTCGCGCCCACCATCCACCCGGGCGCCGCCGAAGCGACGCTGGACGGCGTGGATTCCAACTGCGACGGGCGCGACTCCGGCGTGGCGGAAGTCGTCGAGACGTTCAAGAATCCGGGCACCTATTCCAGCCCGGTCATCAACTTCAAGATCTCTTCGCCGCCGGGGCCGGGAACGCCCGTCTACGGGCCGCCGCGCGATTTCTCCGGCTACAACAAGAGCTACTCGCTGGCGATCGGCAAGACCTCGTACTACGATCCGACCACCGGCATCAAGTGGAACGACGACACCATCACGCCGGTCAGCGACGGCCAGGACATCTGGCGCGGCTGGACCCATACCGGCAAATGGTCGTTCTTCAACGGCAACGCCGGCGACAAGATCACCCTCAGCGTGCAACGCGACGCGCAGGAAGCCAGCCTGAGAGGCGCCCATCCGGGCTTCATCCTGTTCTGGCGGCCCGAGGGCGGTCCTCTGTTCTGGGCGGGCAGCCAGGATCTCGACGAAGGCCAGACCGCGCTGCCCGCAGACTCCGACACCGTTATCGGCCACGTGCTGGTGCAGCACGCCGACTGGACCGTGCAGGGTTTGCCGGCCAAGGCCGACCACACCGCGCCCGCGGGAGTGGACCCCGAGCTGTATCCCATGAAGCCGGACAGCTACACGATGTACTACGTGGATTCCGGCTACGATGCCGACACGTACGAGGCGTCGAAAAAGCTCATCATGCATCCCACGGCTCTCAAAGGATTGGCCCTGAACGACGGCACCGCCGGCGCGTTCAGCAAGTCCATCACCCTGCCCAAGACCGGCTATTACATGCTGTATACCGGCAACGTGCTGGAAGTGGACGACTGGGGGATCGGCGCCGACGGCAAGCTGACCACCACCGGCGAAGTCTGGGAAGTGCCTGCCAAGGGCGCCTGGGTCAACATCACGATCTCCAAGCCGTAA
- the istB gene encoding IS21-like element helper ATPase IstB, translated as MIDDPLLHRAQALHLHGLVAHWAEVAGQPWVEALIGWEAQERQRRSLERRLQAAHIGSFKPVCDFDWSWPKRCDRAALEALMTLDFLKEAANVILIGPNGVGKSLWAQNLAHQALLLGATVLFTTAGQLLGELAALDSDSALRRRLRHYAAPDLLVIDEVGYLSYGNRHADLLFELVSRRYQAHSTLITTNRPFAEWGEVFPNAACVVSLIDRLIHNAEVIAIEGESYRLKEAKERSEQRAKRRRKKTEDNL; from the coding sequence ATGATCGATGATCCCTTGCTACACCGCGCCCAGGCGCTGCATCTCCACGGCCTGGTGGCTCACTGGGCGGAGGTCGCCGGGCAGCCCTGGGTCGAAGCGCTGATCGGCTGGGAGGCACAGGAACGCCAGCGCCGCAGCCTGGAACGGCGCCTGCAGGCCGCCCACATCGGCTCGTTCAAGCCGGTCTGCGACTTCGACTGGAGCTGGCCCAAACGCTGCGACCGCGCCGCCCTGGAAGCCCTGATGACCCTCGACTTCCTCAAAGAGGCCGCCAACGTGATCCTGATCGGCCCCAACGGCGTGGGCAAATCCCTGTGGGCGCAGAACCTCGCCCATCAGGCCCTGCTCCTGGGCGCCACCGTCTTGTTCACCACCGCCGGGCAACTGCTCGGCGAACTGGCTGCTCTCGACAGCGACTCCGCCCTGCGCCGCAGACTCCGCCACTACGCCGCCCCGGACCTGCTGGTGATCGACGAGGTCGGCTACCTCTCCTACGGCAACCGCCACGCCGATCTCTTGTTCGAGCTGGTCAGCCGCCGCTACCAGGCTCACAGCACCCTCATCACCACCAACCGCCCCTTCGCCGAATGGGGCGAGGTCTTCCCCAATGCCGCCTGCGTCGTCTCCCTCATCGACCGCCTGATCCACAACGCCGAGGTCATCGCCATCGAGGGTGAGTCCTACCGCCTCAAGGAGGCCAAAGAACGCTCCGAACAACGCGCCAAACGGCGCCGCAAGAAAACCGAGGACAACTTATGA
- the istA gene encoding IS21 family transposase, whose product MTIAQELEAQILRYHHVEHWRIGTIATQLGVHRTTVQRVLAQAGLPARVAQPRASAVDPYVPFIRETLEKFPTLTASRLHAMVRERGYPGGADHFRHLIALHRPRPKAEAYLRLRTLPGEQAQVDWGHFGYLTLGRARRPLMAFVMVLSYSRCLFLRFFLDARMENFLRGHVAAFQAFNGVARVLLYDNLKSAVLERQGEAIRFHPTLLALAGHYRFEPRPVAVARGNEKGRVERAIRYVRDHFFAARTFADLADLNAQASAWCRGSAAERRWPEDRSRKVGEVFAEEQPRLIGLPDNPFPTEERTEVKAGKTPYIRFDLNDYSIPHTHVRRLLTVMADPERVRVLDGVAVIASHPRSYDRGAQIEEPAHLERLVTEKREARQHRDTDRLTKTVPASPLLLTQAAERGGRLGALTRELLALWERYGADELQAAIEIALERGVPHPNAVRLALEQRREARQLPPPLAVPLSPAAQQRDVPVRPHGLDGYDQLVDGRDSSDVLQGEGGHDR is encoded by the coding sequence ATGACCATCGCGCAAGAACTGGAGGCTCAAATCCTCCGTTACCATCACGTCGAACACTGGCGAATCGGCACCATCGCCACCCAGTTGGGGGTACATCGCACCACGGTGCAACGGGTGCTGGCCCAAGCCGGCCTGCCCGCCCGGGTGGCCCAGCCTCGGGCCTCCGCCGTGGATCCCTATGTGCCCTTCATCCGGGAAACCCTGGAGAAGTTTCCCACCCTGACCGCCAGCCGGCTCCATGCCATGGTGCGCGAGCGCGGCTATCCAGGCGGGGCGGACCATTTCCGCCATCTCATCGCCCTGCATCGGCCCAGACCCAAGGCGGAAGCTTACCTGCGGCTGCGGACCCTGCCGGGGGAGCAGGCCCAAGTGGACTGGGGCCATTTCGGTTATCTGACCCTCGGCCGGGCCCGGCGGCCACTCATGGCCTTCGTGATGGTGCTGTCCTACTCCCGTTGCCTCTTTCTGCGCTTCTTCCTGGACGCCCGCATGGAGAACTTCCTGCGCGGCCACGTGGCGGCCTTCCAGGCGTTCAACGGCGTGGCCAGAGTCCTGCTGTACGATAATTTGAAGAGCGCCGTGCTGGAGCGCCAGGGGGAGGCGATCCGCTTCCATCCCACCTTGCTGGCCCTGGCCGGGCATTACCGGTTCGAACCGCGGCCGGTGGCGGTGGCCCGTGGCAACGAGAAGGGCCGGGTGGAACGGGCCATCCGTTATGTTCGCGACCACTTCTTCGCCGCCCGGACCTTTGCCGATCTGGCCGATCTGAACGCGCAGGCCTCGGCCTGGTGCCGGGGCTCTGCCGCCGAAAGACGCTGGCCCGAAGACCGCAGTCGCAAGGTCGGCGAGGTTTTCGCCGAGGAGCAGCCCCGGCTGATCGGCTTGCCGGACAATCCCTTTCCCACCGAGGAGCGGACCGAGGTGAAAGCCGGCAAGACGCCTTACATCCGCTTCGATCTCAACGACTACTCCATTCCTCACACCCACGTCCGGCGGCTGTTGACCGTGATGGCCGATCCCGAGCGGGTACGGGTACTGGACGGGGTGGCGGTCATCGCCAGCCATCCCCGCAGTTACGACCGCGGCGCTCAGATCGAGGAGCCCGCCCATCTCGAACGGCTCGTGACCGAAAAGCGCGAGGCCCGCCAGCATCGGGATACCGATCGGCTGACGAAAACCGTTCCCGCCAGCCCGTTGCTGCTGACCCAAGCGGCCGAACGCGGCGGCCGTCTCGGCGCCCTCACCCGCGAGTTGCTGGCTCTGTGGGAGCGCTATGGGGCCGATGAGCTCCAGGCCGCCATCGAGATCGCCCTCGAACGCGGCGTCCCTCATCCCAACGCCGTGCGCCTGGCCCTGGAACAGCGCCGCGAAGCCCGCCAACTCCCACCCCCCCTGGCCGTTCCCCTGTCACCCGCCGCACAACAACGGGATGTCCCGGTTCGACCCCATGGCCTCGACGGTTACGACCAATTGGTGGACGGTCGCGACTCAAGCGACGTTTTGCAAGGGGAGGGCGGCCATGATCGATGA
- the cas6f gene encoding type I-F CRISPR-associated endoribonuclease Cas6/Csy4 — MDAYLEIRLLPDPEFAATVLMNALFGKLHRGLVEHGSGCIGVSFPDISNKPRSLGTRLRLHGSAAELEKLMALNWLTGMRDHTEIGEIAAVPADAVQRIVRRVQAKSNPERLRRRLIARRGVSNEQAEQAIPDTAAERLELPYVVLASRSTGQQFRLFVEHRPVQEQAVSGTFSAYGLSATATVPWF, encoded by the coding sequence ATGGACGCCTATCTGGAAATCCGGCTGCTGCCCGACCCTGAGTTCGCGGCAACCGTCTTGATGAACGCACTGTTCGGCAAACTGCATCGGGGGCTGGTCGAGCACGGCAGCGGCTGCATCGGCGTCAGTTTCCCGGACATCTCCAACAAGCCACGGTCGCTGGGCACGCGCCTGCGCCTTCATGGCAGCGCCGCGGAATTGGAAAAGCTCATGGCCCTGAACTGGCTGACGGGAATGCGCGATCACACCGAAATCGGCGAGATTGCGGCAGTTCCGGCCGATGCCGTACAGCGGATCGTCAGGCGGGTTCAAGCCAAAAGCAATCCCGAGCGGCTCCGGCGCCGGCTGATCGCCCGCCGGGGCGTCAGCAACGAGCAAGCCGAACAGGCCATTCCCGACACCGCCGCCGAAAGGCTGGAACTGCCCTATGTCGTACTGGCGAGCCGAAGCACCGGCCAACAATTCCGCCTGTTCGTGGAACATCGTCCCGTGCAGGAGCAAGCCGTGAGCGGCACCTTCAGCGCCTACGGCCTGAGCGCCACAGCAACGGTGCCCTGGTTCTGA
- the csy3 gene encoding type I-F CRISPR-associated protein Csy3: MAESNLKTASVLAFERKLDPSDALFGAGRWDDRDGGKNWPAIAVREKSVRGTISNRPKTKADADPAKLDAKIQDPNLQTVDVAALPSDADTLRVRFTLRVLGGAGAPSACNNADYQAKLKATVDAYREQTGYAELARRYAVNLANARFLWRNRVGAEQVEVRIAPLVQGESGPAWTFDALAFSLRDFKVPAEAEGALAELAQTIEDGLTGQNYVLLDVIAYARVGDGQEVYPSQELILDKGDKKGGKSKTLYAVAGTAAIHSQKIGNALRTVDTWYPNDEGANLGPIAVEPYGSVTSQGKAYRQPTQKADFYTLLDNWVLKDKPPAKEGDRHYVIANLIRGGVFGESDKD; this comes from the coding sequence ATGGCTGAAAGCAACCTGAAAACCGCCTCCGTCCTCGCTTTCGAGCGCAAACTGGACCCGTCCGACGCGTTGTTTGGCGCCGGGCGTTGGGACGACCGCGACGGCGGCAAGAACTGGCCCGCCATCGCCGTGCGGGAAAAATCCGTGCGCGGCACCATTTCAAATCGTCCAAAAACCAAAGCTGATGCAGATCCAGCCAAGCTGGACGCAAAGATTCAGGATCCCAACCTGCAAACCGTAGACGTCGCCGCCCTGCCCAGCGACGCCGACACCCTGCGCGTGCGCTTCACCTTGCGCGTGCTGGGCGGCGCCGGCGCGCCTTCCGCCTGCAACAACGCCGACTACCAGGCCAAGCTGAAAGCCACCGTAGACGCCTACCGCGAACAAACCGGCTACGCCGAACTGGCCCGCCGCTATGCCGTCAACCTCGCCAACGCTCGCTTCCTCTGGCGCAACCGGGTCGGCGCGGAACAGGTAGAAGTGCGCATCGCGCCGCTGGTCCAGGGCGAATCCGGCCCCGCCTGGACCTTCGACGCCCTGGCGTTTTCACTCCGCGACTTCAAGGTTCCGGCGGAAGCGGAAGGCGCGTTGGCCGAACTCGCGCAAACCATCGAGGACGGCCTGACCGGCCAAAACTACGTCCTGCTCGACGTCATCGCCTATGCCCGCGTCGGCGACGGCCAGGAGGTCTATCCGTCCCAGGAACTCATCCTCGACAAGGGCGACAAGAAAGGCGGCAAGAGCAAGACGCTGTACGCCGTCGCCGGCACCGCCGCGATCCACAGCCAGAAGATCGGCAACGCTCTGCGCACCGTCGACACCTGGTATCCGAACGACGAAGGCGCGAACCTCGGCCCCATCGCCGTCGAACCCTACGGCTCCGTGACTTCGCAAGGCAAGGCCTACCGTCAACCCACGCAAAAGGCGGACTTCTACACACTTTTGGACAATTGGGTCCTGAAGGACAAGCCGCCCGCCAAGGAGGGTGACCGCCATTACGTCATCGCCAACCTGATCCGCGGCGGTGTATTCGGCGAGAGCGACAAGGATTGA
- the csy2 gene encoding type I-F CRISPR-associated protein Csy2, which produces MIERLIDAGGLLILPRLRVQNANAVSGPLSWGFPAPTAFTGFIHALERRLAESLQVTLGGVGIVCHGFAAQTSKPAGRYARVFHLSRNPVGKDGGAPSLVEEGRAHLEITLVVAVKETLDDYEGGLLMQTAFETAHGMRLAGGSLLPPRNGKRYQPEWIILPDQIDGQREVFRALRRRLLPGFALVQRDDLLQERLAELQALPASYRVRSDVPATALDALLDLCRLNFEPGAGTESKPDHVEWAIRKNPGWLVPLPIGYAGISELYAPGEVANARDAETPFRFVESLYSLGQWIGPHRLESLQQLLWHTEADAENGIYRCVNRYAQTLPSTASDKE; this is translated from the coding sequence ATGATTGAACGGCTGATCGATGCCGGCGGCTTACTGATCTTGCCGCGCCTGAGGGTACAAAACGCCAACGCGGTTTCCGGCCCATTGAGTTGGGGATTTCCCGCACCCACCGCTTTCACCGGTTTCATTCACGCCCTGGAACGCCGCCTAGCCGAATCGCTGCAAGTCACGCTGGGCGGCGTAGGCATCGTCTGCCACGGCTTCGCAGCGCAGACGTCGAAGCCAGCGGGGAGATATGCCCGTGTCTTCCACCTCAGCCGCAATCCGGTCGGCAAGGACGGCGGCGCGCCTTCGCTGGTGGAAGAAGGCCGCGCCCACTTGGAAATCACCCTGGTCGTCGCCGTGAAGGAAACCCTGGACGATTACGAAGGCGGGTTGCTGATGCAAACCGCGTTCGAAACCGCGCATGGCATGCGCTTGGCAGGCGGCAGCCTACTGCCGCCTCGTAACGGCAAACGTTACCAACCCGAATGGATCATCCTACCCGATCAGATCGACGGCCAACGGGAGGTCTTCCGCGCCTTGCGCCGCCGCCTGCTGCCGGGCTTCGCCCTGGTGCAGCGTGACGATTTGCTGCAAGAGAGACTGGCAGAGCTGCAGGCGCTACCCGCCTCGTATCGCGTCCGATCAGATGTGCCTGCGACCGCCCTGGACGCGTTGCTTGACCTGTGCCGGCTGAATTTCGAACCCGGTGCCGGTACCGAGTCCAAGCCGGACCATGTCGAATGGGCCATCCGGAAAAACCCCGGCTGGCTGGTCCCTCTGCCCATCGGCTACGCCGGCATCTCCGAGCTCTATGCGCCCGGCGAGGTCGCCAATGCCCGCGACGCCGAAACCCCTTTCCGCTTCGTCGAAAGCCTGTATTCGCTGGGGCAGTGGATCGGCCCGCACCGGCTGGAAAGTTTGCAACAACTGCTCTGGCACACCGAAGCGGACGCCGAAAACGGCATCTACCGCTGCGTCAACCGTTACGCCCAAACCTTGCCTTCGACGGCATCCGACAAGGAGTAA
- the csy1 gene encoding type I-F CRISPR-associated protein Csy1: MSQTSSPSTSAQTVIQAFLQERLQAKLDKLKEGQDEERRKLLETYHPENWIADAARRVGQIQQVTHALKYSHPDARGSSLSSAGNPRADAFSVGTHSLDARLPTDVVGNAAALDVHKFLSLEIDGATLLQRCIAEDPAVSAAFSDDPATAEAWIAAFASVVQPKGKPASHSLAKQIYWPLGQGRYHLLAPLFPTSLAHAVWERLSHDRYSDDAKAARQARRERRAHPHGCCEYPDLAIQKFGGTKPQNISQLNSERRGENWLLPSVPPQWHSPPVTPPLGVSSVFPRRFGNRRAVRDQVKALKSFLLSVADPGWNNIRIRDRRDELARSIVAEALQFAAEIQELGGGWSLDERCRLNEAERYWLDPGRAETDTEFAAQRLRGEWKDEICISFGLWLNAALRSDELPMGQPEALEWQSLLAEELRHD, translated from the coding sequence GTGAGTCAAACCTCCTCCCCTTCGACTTCAGCTCAAACCGTAATCCAAGCGTTTCTGCAAGAACGCCTCCAAGCCAAGCTGGACAAGCTCAAGGAGGGTCAAGACGAGGAGCGCCGCAAACTGTTGGAAACCTACCATCCGGAAAACTGGATCGCCGATGCCGCCCGGCGCGTCGGACAAATCCAGCAAGTCACGCATGCGCTGAAATACAGTCATCCCGATGCCCGCGGTTCCAGCCTCAGTTCGGCCGGCAATCCGCGAGCCGATGCCTTCTCGGTAGGTACTCACAGCTTGGATGCGAGGCTCCCGACCGACGTGGTCGGCAATGCCGCCGCGCTGGATGTCCACAAATTCCTGTCGCTGGAAATTGACGGCGCAACCCTGTTGCAGCGCTGCATCGCCGAAGACCCGGCCGTATCCGCCGCCTTCTCCGACGACCCGGCGACGGCGGAAGCCTGGATCGCGGCCTTCGCCAGCGTGGTCCAGCCCAAGGGCAAGCCCGCCTCCCACAGCCTGGCCAAGCAAATCTACTGGCCGCTGGGCCAAGGGCGATACCATCTGCTGGCGCCCTTGTTCCCAACCTCTTTGGCGCACGCCGTCTGGGAGCGTTTGTCGCACGACCGCTATTCCGACGATGCCAAAGCCGCCCGACAAGCGCGCCGGGAACGGCGCGCCCATCCCCACGGCTGTTGCGAGTATCCCGACCTGGCGATACAGAAATTCGGCGGCACCAAGCCTCAGAACATCAGCCAGCTCAACAGCGAACGCCGCGGCGAAAACTGGCTGCTGCCCTCCGTTCCGCCACAGTGGCACTCTCCTCCGGTCACGCCGCCGTTGGGCGTGAGCAGCGTTTTTCCGCGCCGCTTTGGCAACCGGCGGGCGGTGAGGGATCAGGTAAAGGCGCTGAAAAGCTTCCTCCTCAGCGTTGCGGACCCGGGCTGGAACAATATCCGCATACGCGACCGGCGGGACGAACTGGCCCGCAGCATCGTTGCCGAAGCCCTCCAGTTCGCCGCCGAAATCCAGGAGCTGGGCGGCGGCTGGAGCCTGGACGAACGCTGCCGGCTCAACGAAGCGGAACGCTACTGGCTGGACCCCGGACGGGCCGAGACCGATACGGAATTCGCTGCCCAGCGCCTGCGCGGCGAATGGAAGGATGAAATCTGCATAAGCTTCGGCCTGTGGCTCAACGCTGCCCTGCGCAGCGACGAACTGCCTATGGGACAGCCGGAAGCGCTGGAATGGCAAAGCCTGCTGGCCGAGGAGCTGCGCCATGATTGA
- a CDS encoding DNA-binding transcriptional regulator, with protein MRKKKSAVLEAVHDTAKGLYAAGVMDQVTLREFDRLCLPPVKPLQPEEIRHIRESAHVSQAVFAAILNTSVSTVQKWEIGQKKPTGAALKLLHLVQSKGLESICLN; from the coding sequence ATGCGCAAGAAAAAATCGGCGGTTCTTGAAGCCGTCCATGACACCGCCAAGGGCCTGTATGCCGCCGGTGTGATGGATCAAGTGACCCTGCGCGAGTTCGACCGGCTTTGCCTGCCGCCGGTCAAACCCTTGCAGCCGGAGGAAATCCGGCATATCCGGGAAAGCGCCCACGTCAGCCAAGCCGTGTTCGCCGCTATCTTGAACACCAGCGTATCCACCGTGCAGAAATGGGAGATCGGCCAAAAAAAGCCCACCGGTGCCGCTCTCAAATTGCTGCATCTCGTGCAGAGCAAGGGCTTGGAAAGCATTTGCCTGAACTGA